The following proteins are co-located in the Armatimonadota bacterium genome:
- a CDS encoding c-type cytochrome — MKFALLFASLPLAAALVAYRAGTAFDNHVSTLNKALSFTVKFRSVTPGKTAEENTLTLSKPNLMRWESPSKLTVCDGVKITSYDKNSKTYKQVDFSADALNSAFSSDAVWAWGAFFNAELGKQSTAEKAGEQINQKGVMLKAYTLTRKNGPITVMIEAKSGLVRGATLKNGNEETFIQVTEMTVGTAALESKLFAWSAPEGATVASETPVGVPSAKAMTYADVRPIFQSACFNCHSGPNAKKGLDLSNYDNIINGGFVKPGDADRSVLVNAVRTRAMPPRGRLQDEQIEAIAKWVNDGAKP, encoded by the coding sequence ATGAAATTTGCACTTCTTTTTGCTTCTTTGCCACTAGCTGCAGCGCTCGTCGCTTACAGAGCTGGAACCGCATTCGATAACCACGTTTCGACTCTGAACAAGGCCCTCTCGTTTACTGTCAAGTTCCGGTCTGTCACCCCAGGCAAGACGGCCGAAGAGAACACGCTGACCCTTAGTAAGCCAAACCTGATGCGCTGGGAGTCGCCGAGCAAACTCACCGTTTGCGACGGAGTCAAGATCACGAGTTACGACAAAAACTCAAAAACCTACAAGCAGGTCGACTTCAGCGCAGATGCCCTCAACAGCGCGTTCTCTTCGGATGCCGTGTGGGCTTGGGGCGCGTTCTTCAATGCTGAGCTCGGCAAGCAATCTACGGCCGAAAAAGCTGGCGAGCAGATCAACCAAAAGGGTGTGATGCTAAAGGCTTACACACTGACTCGAAAGAACGGACCGATCACCGTGATGATTGAAGCGAAGTCGGGACTTGTTCGCGGTGCAACACTCAAGAACGGTAATGAAGAGACTTTTATCCAAGTCACAGAAATGACGGTCGGCACCGCAGCCTTGGAGTCGAAGCTCTTCGCTTGGAGCGCGCCAGAAGGAGCTACTGTTGCTTCAGAAACTCCAGTTGGAGTGCCTTCCGCAAAGGCGATGACTTATGCGGACGTGAGACCCATTTTCCAATCGGCTTGCTTTAACTGCCATAGCGGTCCCAATGCTAAAAAGGGTCTCGATTTGAGTAATTACGACAACATCATCAACGGCGGATTTGTGAAGCCAGGCGATGCCGACCGATCCGTGTTGGTGAACGCAGTGCGGACTCGAGCGATGCCTCCTCGCGGTCGACTTCAAGATGAGCAGATTGAAGCTATCGCGAAGTGGGTTAACGACGGCGCAAAACCGTAA